The Amycolatopsis sp. DG1A-15b genome window below encodes:
- a CDS encoding acyl-CoA dehydrogenase — MPVALTEEQAALAQAIHAWAAAHHPREAVRAAETRSGAAIPAGFAALGLFGVALPAAAGGAEGSVADLAAGLAAAAEELVPGPVLSTALAGLLLAEIPEAKELLPALAEGEATVAVLLDAPSLDDGVTGPVPGADAGTWLLVPVEGGHVLLAPGTPGVSVEPLAAFDFSRPLARIRFSGVRGDLLTLPPVAPLAATLAAAEAAGVARRCLTIAVEYAKVREQFGKPIGAFQAIKHLCAEMLCRAEAAEALAWDAASGQHPLSVASAAVVALDAAVANAKDCVQVLGGIGFTWEHDAHLYLRRAVALRQWLGGSWRRRAASLALSGTERTLGVDVGDDPALRDEVARIAALPPGDQRVALADAGLLTPHWPAPYGRGADAAEQLRIDAALSAAGVRRPDLVIGAWAVPTILEHGSDEQRARFARPTLRGELTWCQLFSEPGAGSDLAALRTAARRVDGGWRLSGQKVWTSLAREADWGICLARTDPDAPKHKGITYFLVDMRADGITTRPLREITGEAVFNEVFLDDVFVPDADVVGAPGGGWRLARTTLANERVAIGSGSAVGESVQTLVSTVDASALDEVALDRLGALVADGVAGSVLDLRAALRRLEGQDPGAESSVRKLLGVQHRQDVAEFALELAGAGALLADGSPQHEFLLTRCLSIAGGTTQVLRSLTAERLLGLPRG; from the coding sequence ATGCCGGTCGCGCTCACCGAGGAACAGGCCGCACTGGCCCAGGCGATCCACGCCTGGGCCGCGGCTCATCACCCCCGGGAGGCGGTGCGCGCCGCGGAAACCCGTTCCGGGGCGGCAATCCCGGCCGGCTTCGCCGCGCTCGGCCTGTTCGGTGTCGCGCTGCCCGCGGCGGCCGGCGGGGCCGAGGGCAGTGTCGCCGACCTCGCCGCCGGGCTCGCCGCGGCGGCCGAAGAACTCGTTCCCGGACCGGTGCTGAGCACCGCCCTCGCCGGCCTGCTGCTCGCCGAAATCCCCGAAGCGAAGGAGCTCCTCCCGGCCCTGGCCGAGGGGGAGGCCACGGTCGCGGTCCTGCTGGACGCGCCGTCGCTCGACGACGGCGTCACCGGGCCGGTGCCCGGCGCGGACGCCGGGACCTGGCTGCTGGTCCCGGTCGAGGGTGGCCACGTCCTGCTCGCTCCCGGCACGCCCGGGGTGAGCGTCGAGCCCCTGGCCGCGTTCGACTTCTCGCGCCCGCTGGCGCGGATCCGGTTCTCGGGGGTCCGTGGCGATCTCCTCACCCTGCCGCCGGTCGCCCCGCTGGCGGCGACCCTGGCGGCGGCGGAGGCGGCGGGCGTGGCGCGGCGGTGCCTGACCATCGCCGTCGAGTACGCCAAGGTCAGGGAGCAGTTCGGCAAGCCGATCGGGGCGTTCCAGGCGATCAAGCACCTGTGCGCCGAGATGCTGTGCCGTGCCGAGGCCGCCGAAGCGCTGGCCTGGGACGCGGCTTCGGGGCAGCACCCGCTTTCGGTGGCGAGCGCGGCCGTCGTCGCCCTCGACGCGGCCGTCGCCAACGCCAAGGACTGCGTCCAGGTGCTCGGCGGGATCGGGTTCACCTGGGAGCACGACGCCCACCTGTACCTGCGCCGGGCCGTGGCCCTGCGGCAGTGGCTCGGCGGGTCGTGGCGGCGGCGGGCGGCGTCGCTGGCGCTGTCCGGGACCGAGCGGACGCTGGGCGTCGACGTCGGTGACGACCCCGCGCTGCGGGACGAGGTCGCGCGGATCGCCGCGTTGCCCCCTGGTGATCAGCGGGTCGCCTTGGCTGACGCCGGTTTGCTGACCCCGCACTGGCCGGCGCCCTACGGCCGGGGCGCCGATGCCGCGGAGCAGCTGCGGATCGACGCCGCCTTGAGCGCCGCCGGCGTCCGCCGTCCGGACCTGGTGATCGGCGCGTGGGCGGTGCCGACGATCCTCGAGCACGGCAGCGACGAGCAGCGCGCCCGGTTCGCCCGGCCCACCCTGCGCGGCGAGCTCACCTGGTGCCAGCTGTTCAGCGAGCCCGGCGCCGGCTCCGACCTGGCGGCGCTGCGGACGGCGGCCCGGCGCGTCGACGGCGGCTGGCGGCTGTCCGGGCAGAAGGTCTGGACGTCGTTGGCCCGCGAAGCCGACTGGGGCATCTGCCTGGCCCGCACCGACCCGGACGCGCCCAAGCACAAGGGCATCACGTACTTCCTGGTCGACATGCGCGCCGACGGCATCACGACGCGGCCGCTGCGCGAGATCACCGGCGAGGCGGTGTTCAACGAGGTGTTCCTCGACGACGTGTTCGTGCCGGACGCCGACGTCGTCGGCGCGCCGGGTGGCGGCTGGCGGCTGGCGCGCACGACGCTGGCCAACGAACGGGTGGCCATCGGCAGCGGTTCGGCGGTCGGCGAGAGCGTGCAGACCCTGGTGTCCACAGTGGACGCCTCGGCCCTGGACGAGGTGGCTCTCGACCGGCTCGGCGCGCTGGTGGCCGACGGGGTCGCCGGGTCGGTGCTGGACCTGCGGGCGGCCCTGCGCCGGCTGGAGGGGCAGGACCCCGGTGCGGAGTCGAGCGTCCGGAAGCTGCTCGGCGTGCAGCACCGGCAGGACGTGGCGGAGTTCGCGCTGGAGCTGGCCGGCGCGGGCGCGCT